The following is a genomic window from Tripterygium wilfordii isolate XIE 37 chromosome 19, ASM1340144v1, whole genome shotgun sequence.
CCTTTTTGTAAATTCTATCCAAAGCCAGGCTTGATACAGAGAACCCTCTATCTCATcacattcctctctctctctcatccacATATTCTCTCACTAGGTGGTTCATCCACTGCCCAAATCCTGATTTCCCCTCATGTTGCCCATATGCCACGTAGGACTCTTCACGTGACCACCTCCACCTCATCGTACCcgcaatttttaaaaaaaaaattaaaacaaagcccACTTATCTCCACCCAACTAGGGCCCATCAGGagtttaatcaattaattacaTGAAACAAAGTCTTTGGATAGGAGTGACTGTCGGTTCCCCATGCCACGTAGGAGAAACAATCAAGCAATCAGGTGGCCTTCACGTGGCTCCAGTATCAACTTTTGGTCTACATTTGTCCACGTAGGACGGTTGTGTGGTCTGGTCACGGGTCAGCactaaattctctctctctttctttctcactccaggaaaaaaaaatatcttgggTGGTCAAAAACAACAAGTACAGATTCTCATTGCAGGGTAGAGAAGAAAGATAGTACAATACGCTTATTATATACGTGACACGTGTCGTTAAATTAGCAAATGAAAGTGTCAAACGTACAACTAAAACCACACAAAAGCAATCGCCTACGAACACCTGTAGCAATACCAACAAAGATATTTGAATATCAAGCAATAGAAATCAGCCACGTCAGTTAATGGTGGGCCAAGCCAGTACCTGACTAGGTACACCGTACGAGGGGAAGAAGTTGTTACAGTTTTGTGGAGAAGccacaaaacttgaagaaaCCGGTAAGATTCTTTTTACTCATCGACGAAATGACCGAAATGACCTTTTCTTTTGTACGGTCAAGCAGTGGAAGctggtttttttgaaaaataaatatcgCGTAACGAGATGCGAGAAATTAGGGTTGTTTTTACATAAATCACTCTGCGGCTTCTGTTTTCTCAATTTCTCCTATAGAGCTTGAGAGAGATGAAAGGGTGCGAGCTTTGTGGTAGAGCAGCGAGAATGTACTGTGAGTCGGACTCGGCGAGTCTGTGCTGGGACTGCGATGAGAAGGTTCACGGTGCGAATTTTCTGGTGGCGAAGCATTGCCGGACTCTGCTTTGTCAGGTCTGTCAATCCTCCACTCCATGGAAAGCCTCTGGATCTAAGCTTGGCCAGGCGGTGTCAGTCTGCGAGAGCTGTATTGTTAATAAAAATCGGCGAGAGCGAGAAGGTTCCAGTGAGGGAACTGGTGAGAGCCAGAGACCTAGCGATCCTGAATCGGCGGATGAGGACGATGAAACAGACGAATCTGATTTTGATCACAGTGATGAGGAGGACGAGGAGGAAGAGGATGAAGACGGTGAGAATCAGGTGGTACCGTGGTCCGATGAAACGCCGCCGCCGCCTGCTGTAGTCAGTTCGTCGAGTAGTGAAGGGGATATTTCGAGCGGATTTGTTGGAAATGGTTCGGGAATGAAGCGTAGAAGAGATAAGACCGATCTTGATGCTGAAGTACGTTAgttaattctttttttcttcactaTGTATGCTATGTAATCGGTGGATCTGTCATTCTGTCCGTTTTCTTTGTTCGATCGTttgatcttcaattttttctgtttcttttcctctgttttcTCATCATCCAAACAGACACTGACACTGTTTATATCTCACCAAATGCAGGATGAGCTTGGGTATTCATCATCTCAAGAAGGATACGGTGGGGAAAGTGGTCAGTTGCAGTGTAAATCGACGGCTATAATGAAGCGAATTCGAAGAGATGAGGTCACTGGCGGTGACAGTACGTCGGAGACGGTGGTCAGGATCTGCGGCATGAGCAGAGATCAGGGCCGTTGATTTCTGAGTTACtaactccattttttttttcaattactaATCTTGTGTTTGTCTCTAATTAATCCTAATTTTTGTTGAAAAGGATGTGTAAATAACAACAAAATTGTTATATATCTTCCTCTTCATCTTTGTAGTCTATACTCTATATTGTATTTCATTCCAAGTtgtcttgtatttattttttaacgGAGAACGATCTCAGTAAAACATTcgatatgaatctaaactcATATTGCAACACTCACACGTACAGGAGTTTCTCAGCCAATTCTGATATTTTCTTCAAACCACGTCATCTCTAGTTTGGATAAAAACTACATTGTTCA
Proteins encoded in this region:
- the LOC119985990 gene encoding zinc finger protein CONSTANS-LIKE 9, which encodes MKGCELCGRAARMYCESDSASLCWDCDEKVHGANFLVAKHCRTLLCQVCQSSTPWKASGSKLGQAVSVCESCIVNKNRREREGSSEGTGESQRPSDPESADEDDETDESDFDHSDEEDEEEEDEDGENQVVPWSDETPPPPAVVSSSSSEGDISSGFVGNGSGMKRRRDKTDLDAEDELGYSSSQEGYGGESGQLQCKSTAIMKRIRRDEVTGGDSTSETVVRICGMSRDQGR